The Prionailurus bengalensis isolate Pbe53 chromosome A3, Fcat_Pben_1.1_paternal_pri, whole genome shotgun sequence genome includes a window with the following:
- the NOP56 gene encoding nucleolar protein 56 isoform X1: MVLLHVLFEHAVGYALLALKEVEEISLLLPQVEECVLNLGKFHNIVRLVAFCPFASSQVALENANAVSEGVVHEDLRLLLETHLPSKKKKVLLGVGDPKIGAAIQEELGYNCQTGGVIAEILRGVRLHFHNLVKGLTDLSACKAQLGLGHSYSRAKVKFNVNRVDNMIIQSISLLDQLDKDINTFSMRVREWYGYHFPELVKIINDNATYCRLAQFIGNRRELNEDKLEKLEELTMDGAKAKAILDASRSSMGMDISAIDLINIESFSSRVVSLSEYRQSLHTYLRSKMSQVAPSLSALIGEAVGARLIAHAGSLTNLAKYPASTVQILGAEKALFRALKTRGNTPKYGLIFHSTFIGRAAAKNKGRISRYLANKCSIASRIDCFSEVPTSVFGEKLREQVEERLSFYETGEIPRKNLDVMKEAMVQAEEAAAEMARKLEKQEKKRLKKEKKRLAALALASSENSSSTPEECEEISERPKKKKKQKPQETPQENGMEDPSVSVFKPKKKKSFPKEELVSSDLEETAGSGSLPKRKKSFPKEEPVSDAEEAANRSIPKKKRKFSSKEEPLSSGPEEAVGSKSSSSKKKKKLQKFSQED; encoded by the exons ATG GTGCTGCTGCACGTGCTATTCGAGCACGCGGTCGGCTACGCGCTGCTGGCGctgaaggaggtggaggagatCAGCCTGCTGCTGCCGCAG GTGGAAGAGTGCGTGCTCAACCTGGGCAAGTTCCACAATATCGTTCGTCTCGTGGCCTTTTGTCCCTTTGCCTCGTCCCAGGTTGCCTTGGAAAATGCCAACGCTGTGTCTGAAG GTGTTGTTCACGAGGACCTCCGCCTGCTCTTGGAGACACACCTGCCatccaaaaagaagaaagtactCTTGGGGGTTGGAGACCCCAAGATCGGTGCTGCTATACAAGAAGAGTTAGGGTACAACTGCCAGACTGGAGGCGTGATAGCTGAGATCCTGCGAG GGGTTCGTCTGCACTTCCACAACCTGGTGAAGGGTCTGACAGATCTGTCTGCTTGTAAAGCCCAGTTGGGGCTGGGACACAGCTATTCCCGTGCCAAAGTTAAGTTTAACGTGAACCGGGTAGACAATATGATTATCCAATCCATTAGTCTCCTGGACCAGCTGGATAAGGACATCAATACTTTCTCCATGCGTGTCAG GGAGTGGTACGGGTATCACTTTCCTGAGCTGGTGAAGATCATCAATGACAATGCCACATACTGCCGCCTCGCTCAGTTCATTGGAAACCGAAGGGAGCTGAATGAAGACAAGCTGGAGAAGCTGGAAGAGCTGACAATGGATGGAGCCAAGGCTAAGGCTATTCTGGATGCCTCGCGGTCCTCCATGG GCATGGACATATCAGCCATCGACTTGATAAACATCGAGAGCTTCTCCAGTCGTGTGGTGTCTTTGTCAGAGTACCGCCAGAGTCTACATACTTACCTGCGATCCAAGATGAGCCAAGTAGCCCCCAGCCTATCAGCGCTAATTGGGGAAGCG GTAGGTGCACGTCTCATTGCTCATGCTGGCAGCCTCACCAACCTGGCCAAGTATCCAGCGTCCACAGTGCAGATCCTTGGGGCTGAAAAGGCCCTGTTCAG AGCCCTGAAGACAAGGGGTAACACCCCAAAATATGGACTCATTTTCCACTCCACCTTCATTGGCCGAGCAGCTGCCAAGAACAAAGGCCGCATCTCCCGATACCTGGCAAACAAATGCAGTATTGCCTCCCGAATTGATTGCTTCTCTG aggTGCCCACAAGTGTATTTGGGGAGAAACTTCGAGAGCAAGTTGAGGAGCGGCTGTCCTTCTATGAGACAGGAGAGATTCCACGAAAGAATCTGGATGTCATGAAGGAGGCGATGGTTCAG GCAGAGGAAGCGGCTGCTGAGATGGCCAGGAAGCTGGAGAAGCAGGAGAAGAAACGcttgaagaaggagaagaaacggCTGGCCGCCCTTGCCCTCGCGTCTTCGGAAAACAGCAGTAGTACCCCGGAGGAGTGTGAG GAGATAAGTGAGAGacccaagaagaagaaaaagcaaaagcccCAGGAGACTCCTCAGGAGAATGGAATGGAAGACCCATCGGTTTCTGTCTTCAaacccaagaaaaagaaatcttttcccaAGGAGGAGCTGGTTAGTAGTGATCTTGAAGAGACCGCTGGCAGCGGAAGTCTTCCTAAGAGGAAGAAATCTTTCCCCAAAGAGGAACCAGTTAGTGATGCCGAAGAGGCAGCAAACAGGAGCATCcctaagaaaaagaggaaattctcTTCCAAGGAGGAGCCACTCAGCAGTGGACCAGAAGAGGCTGTTGGCAGCAAGAGCAGCagctccaagaaaaagaaaaagctccagAAGTTCTCCCAGGAAGATTAG
- the NOP56 gene encoding nucleolar protein 56 isoform X2, translated as MVLLHVLFEHAVGYALLALKEVEEISLLLPQVEECVLNLGKFHNIVRLVAFCPFASSQVALENANAVSEGVVHEDLRLLLETHLPSKKKKVLLGVGDPKIGAAIQEELGYNCQTGGVIAEILRGVRLHFHNLVKGLTDLSACKAQLGLGHSYSRAKVKFNVNRVDNMIIQSISLLDQLDKDINTFSMRVREWYGYHFPELVKIINDNATYCRLAQFIGNRRELNEDKLEKLEELTMDGAKAKAILDASRSSMGMDISAIDLINIESFSSRVVSLSEYRQSLHTYLRSKMSQVAPSLSALIGEAVGARLIAHAGSLTNLAKYPASTVQILGAEKALFRALKTRGNTPKYGLIFHSTFIGRAAAKNKGRISRYLANKCSIASRIDCFSEVPTSVFGEKLREQVEERLSFYETGEIPRKNLDVMKEAMVQAEEAAAEMARKLEKQEKKRLKKEKKRLAALALASSENSSSTPEECEEIGAERTGSGAQRAGCNTPGPWASVLSSAASQESSTGGSVNSCSACSQPCCPEVVAFHSGAWGREVSMMCARLGSSPGFSCSAQFVK; from the exons ATG GTGCTGCTGCACGTGCTATTCGAGCACGCGGTCGGCTACGCGCTGCTGGCGctgaaggaggtggaggagatCAGCCTGCTGCTGCCGCAG GTGGAAGAGTGCGTGCTCAACCTGGGCAAGTTCCACAATATCGTTCGTCTCGTGGCCTTTTGTCCCTTTGCCTCGTCCCAGGTTGCCTTGGAAAATGCCAACGCTGTGTCTGAAG GTGTTGTTCACGAGGACCTCCGCCTGCTCTTGGAGACACACCTGCCatccaaaaagaagaaagtactCTTGGGGGTTGGAGACCCCAAGATCGGTGCTGCTATACAAGAAGAGTTAGGGTACAACTGCCAGACTGGAGGCGTGATAGCTGAGATCCTGCGAG GGGTTCGTCTGCACTTCCACAACCTGGTGAAGGGTCTGACAGATCTGTCTGCTTGTAAAGCCCAGTTGGGGCTGGGACACAGCTATTCCCGTGCCAAAGTTAAGTTTAACGTGAACCGGGTAGACAATATGATTATCCAATCCATTAGTCTCCTGGACCAGCTGGATAAGGACATCAATACTTTCTCCATGCGTGTCAG GGAGTGGTACGGGTATCACTTTCCTGAGCTGGTGAAGATCATCAATGACAATGCCACATACTGCCGCCTCGCTCAGTTCATTGGAAACCGAAGGGAGCTGAATGAAGACAAGCTGGAGAAGCTGGAAGAGCTGACAATGGATGGAGCCAAGGCTAAGGCTATTCTGGATGCCTCGCGGTCCTCCATGG GCATGGACATATCAGCCATCGACTTGATAAACATCGAGAGCTTCTCCAGTCGTGTGGTGTCTTTGTCAGAGTACCGCCAGAGTCTACATACTTACCTGCGATCCAAGATGAGCCAAGTAGCCCCCAGCCTATCAGCGCTAATTGGGGAAGCG GTAGGTGCACGTCTCATTGCTCATGCTGGCAGCCTCACCAACCTGGCCAAGTATCCAGCGTCCACAGTGCAGATCCTTGGGGCTGAAAAGGCCCTGTTCAG AGCCCTGAAGACAAGGGGTAACACCCCAAAATATGGACTCATTTTCCACTCCACCTTCATTGGCCGAGCAGCTGCCAAGAACAAAGGCCGCATCTCCCGATACCTGGCAAACAAATGCAGTATTGCCTCCCGAATTGATTGCTTCTCTG aggTGCCCACAAGTGTATTTGGGGAGAAACTTCGAGAGCAAGTTGAGGAGCGGCTGTCCTTCTATGAGACAGGAGAGATTCCACGAAAGAATCTGGATGTCATGAAGGAGGCGATGGTTCAG GCAGAGGAAGCGGCTGCTGAGATGGCCAGGAAGCTGGAGAAGCAGGAGAAGAAACGcttgaagaaggagaagaaacggCTGGCCGCCCTTGCCCTCGCGTCTTCGGAAAACAGCAGTAGTACCCCGGAGGAGTGTGAG GAGAtaggtgctgagagaactggctCAGGAGCCCAGAGAGCTGGTTGTAACACACCCGGTCCCTGGGCAAGTGTTCTGTCCTCGGCTGCCTCCCAGGAGTCCTCAACCGGGGGTAGTGTGAATTCCTGCTCTGCGTGTTCTCAGCCGTGTTGTCCAGAGGTGGTAGCATTTCATAGTGGGGCTTGGGGCAGGGAGGTCTCCATGATGTGTGCTAGGTTAGGGTCCTCCCCAGGATTTTCATGCAGCGCCCAGTTTGTCAAGTAG